The genomic stretch GTCGGTGGTCAAGTCGTGATGTAGTTTATCCAACGTCAATAGGCATTTATGACTGAATCTAACCAAAACCTGATTGTAGAGGAACGCTCAGATAGCGTACAGCTTCCTCAGAAAAGTGAACTGCTCTATGGCTTGACTGATCGTCCACCGACCGTAGAAGCAATCTTTGTAGCGTTTCAGCACGTTCTGGCAGCATTTGTTGGCATTATTACACCCGCCATTATTATTTGCTCCAGTCTAGGACTTGATCCGGCTAACACTAGCTACATCATCAGTATGTCGCTTTTTGCATCAGGGATATGCACTTTTATTCAATGTAAAAGGATTGGTCCGGTAGGGTCAGGGTTGCTGAGCTTGCAGGGGACAAGCTTTGCCTTTTTAGGACCGATTATTGGTGTTGGCACCTTCGCTGTACAGGGAGGACGATCGCCCGAACAAGCGTTAGCGCTAATCTTTGGCGTTTGCTTCTTTGGATCTGCCATCGAAATCATTCTCAGCCGCTTTCTGCATCTGATGAGCAAAATCATCACTCCGGTTGTCTCCGGAACGGTGGTCATGATCATTGGCTTGGGTTTAATTCGGACGGGCATTGTTAGTCTGGCAGGCGGTGTTGCGGCGCAGCAAAATGGTACCTTCGGCAGTGTGCAAAATCTTTTGTTGGGTGGCGGTGTGCTGCTGCTCGTCGTGATTTTGACGACCTCTAATAATCGGTTTTTGCGAATGGGTGCGATCGCAATCGGATTGGCAATTGGATACATCATTGCTGCATTCATGGGCATGGTGAATTTGAGCGTGTTGGGTCAACTGCCAATTATCAGATTACCGATTCCATTCCGCTACGGTTTGAGCTTTGACTTCGGCGCGTTCCTGCCGTTTATTTTGCTCTATGTGTTGACTGCAATCGAAACCGTGGGCGACCTGACCGCAACCTCGGCGGTTTCCGGCGAACCTGTATCGGGTTCACTTTATATGCGTCGGATTAAAGGAGGGGTTTTAGGAGATGGCATCAACTCAGCGATCGCTGCCCTGCTCAATACCTTTCCCAACACAACCTTCAGCCAGAACAACGGTGTGATTCAGATGACGGGTGTTGGTAGCCGCTATGTCGGCTTCTATGTTGCGGGCATTTTTGCAATCCTGGGACTGCTGCCGATCGTAGGCGGTATTTTTCAAGCAATTCCCCAGCCTGTTCTGGGAGGTGCAACCACGGTTATGTTTGGGTCGATCGCCGTTGCGGGGCTAAACATTGTGGCATCGGAGAAGCTCGATCGTCGCTCGATGATTATTGTGGCAGTCTCATTAGCAATGGGGTTGGGTGTACTTTATGCG from Leptolyngbya ohadii IS1 encodes the following:
- a CDS encoding uracil-xanthine permease family protein; this translates as MTESNQNLIVEERSDSVQLPQKSELLYGLTDRPPTVEAIFVAFQHVLAAFVGIITPAIIICSSLGLDPANTSYIISMSLFASGICTFIQCKRIGPVGSGLLSLQGTSFAFLGPIIGVGTFAVQGGRSPEQALALIFGVCFFGSAIEIILSRFLHLMSKIITPVVSGTVVMIIGLGLIRTGIVSLAGGVAAQQNGTFGSVQNLLLGGGVLLLVVILTTSNNRFLRMGAIAIGLAIGYIIAAFMGMVNLSVLGQLPIIRLPIPFRYGLSFDFGAFLPFILLYVLTAIETVGDLTATSAVSGEPVSGSLYMRRIKGGVLGDGINSAIAALLNTFPNTTFSQNNGVIQMTGVGSRYVGFYVAGIFAILGLLPIVGGIFQAIPQPVLGGATTVMFGSIAVAGLNIVASEKLDRRSMIIVAVSLAMGLGVLYAPEIFSDKPAIVQNLFGSSISTGGLTAILLSWLLPHSTAAESQGAPLADMDATP